One segment of Halomonas sp. TD01 DNA contains the following:
- a CDS encoding acyl-CoA synthetase, translated as MSNICHFNEALEKTAANHVPLSPLSFIRRTAAVYPDRTALVYNESRYSWQQTYARCCQLASLLTHLGIHKGDTVAVMLPNVPAMYEAHFGIPMVGAVLNAINIRLDPEAVAFILQHSRSRLLLVDPEYVDVVEKALDQLEGPAPQVINVSDPSQGEERWIGGLEYEVLLTNQPARYDWQLPDDEWDAIALGYTSGTTGNPKGVVSHHRGAYLNAVSNALSWTLPANVIYLWTLPMFHCNGWCFPWTLAAIGGTNVCLRKVDPEHILTLIKEQGVTHYCGAPIVHSMIADAATARSELIEHKVYGLIAGAAPPASVLERMEKIGIELTHVYGLTETYGPASVCTKQTEWAQCSLEERVRLNGRQGVAYPLQEEMAVLDSETMAPVPADGKTIGEIMFRGNIVMKGYLRNEAATREAFAGGWFHSGDLAVIEPDGYVKIRDRLKDVIISGGENISSLEVEDIVQRHPDVEFVAVVAMTDDKWGEVPAAFVQLRSGSELSEDALIRFCREQISHYKAPKKIIFGQLPTTATGKIQKFQLRQQLEKAR; from the coding sequence ATGAGTAATATTTGTCATTTCAATGAAGCGCTGGAGAAAACAGCGGCGAACCATGTGCCACTTTCTCCCTTGAGCTTTATTCGCCGCACGGCGGCGGTCTACCCTGACCGGACGGCATTGGTTTATAACGAATCGCGTTATAGTTGGCAGCAAACCTATGCTCGCTGCTGTCAGTTGGCGTCACTGTTGACCCATCTGGGTATCCATAAAGGCGATACGGTGGCTGTCATGCTACCCAATGTTCCTGCCATGTATGAAGCGCATTTCGGCATTCCCATGGTGGGAGCGGTGCTGAATGCGATCAATATCCGTCTTGATCCAGAAGCCGTCGCTTTCATTCTTCAACATAGCCGCTCACGCCTGCTGCTGGTGGACCCAGAGTACGTGGATGTGGTTGAGAAAGCGCTTGATCAGTTGGAAGGGCCAGCGCCACAGGTGATCAATGTGTCGGATCCGAGTCAGGGCGAAGAGCGCTGGATTGGAGGCCTGGAGTATGAAGTACTGCTGACGAATCAACCCGCTCGGTACGACTGGCAGCTACCCGATGACGAATGGGATGCCATTGCGCTGGGGTATACCTCGGGGACTACTGGCAACCCTAAAGGTGTTGTTAGCCACCATCGCGGTGCTTATCTAAATGCGGTCAGCAATGCGCTTTCCTGGACGCTGCCCGCTAACGTGATCTATCTGTGGACACTGCCGATGTTTCATTGCAATGGCTGGTGTTTCCCATGGACGCTGGCCGCCATTGGCGGCACCAATGTCTGTTTGCGTAAAGTGGATCCTGAGCACATCCTGACGTTAATCAAAGAACAAGGCGTCACTCATTACTGTGGTGCGCCGATTGTTCACTCTATGATTGCCGATGCCGCGACGGCACGCAGTGAGCTGATTGAACATAAAGTCTACGGGCTGATTGCTGGCGCCGCACCGCCTGCATCCGTGCTTGAGCGGATGGAAAAAATCGGTATCGAGCTTACCCATGTTTACGGCCTGACAGAGACTTACGGCCCGGCCTCAGTTTGCACCAAGCAAACTGAGTGGGCGCAATGCTCCTTAGAAGAGCGGGTTCGGCTTAATGGCCGTCAGGGCGTCGCTTACCCACTGCAGGAGGAGATGGCGGTGCTCGACTCGGAAACAATGGCGCCTGTCCCTGCCGATGGCAAAACGATCGGCGAAATCATGTTCCGCGGTAATATCGTCATGAAAGGGTATCTACGCAATGAAGCGGCCACTCGCGAGGCGTTTGCTGGTGGCTGGTTTCACTCCGGTGACCTGGCTGTTATAGAGCCAGACGGTTATGTAAAGATCCGTGATCGATTAAAGGATGTCATTATCTCGGGGGGAGAAAACATCTCTTCACTGGAAGTGGAAGACATCGTGCAGCGTCATCCAGACGTAGAGTTTGTCGCTGTTGTTGCCATGACAGATGACAAGTGGGGAGAGGTTCCTGCTGCCTTCGTTCAGCTGCGTTCTGGCAGTGAGCTTAGCGAAGACGCCCTGATCCGCTTCTGTCGCGAGCAAATCAGTCATTACAAGGCGCCTAAAAAAATCATCTTTGGGCAGCTACCCACCACAGCAACTG